One window of Desulfovibrio aminophilus genomic DNA carries:
- a CDS encoding fumarate hydratase has product MREVKASDIAAAVARMCVSANTRLPEDVRRKLEEGHGRETGAAKEIFRQLLENADLALETGLPLCQDTGLAVFFVDMGEDVKVVGGGLREAIEAGMRKGYQEGFLRKSSCDPLTRRNTGDNSPAVINLDLAPGDHLRIAFMAKGGGSENMSRMTFLAPAQGWEGIKKFVVRRVAEAGPNPCPPTILGIGIGGNFELAPKLAKKALLRKLDDVHPDPRIAEMEKELLAEVNKLGIGPMGLGGETTALAVKIAVAPCHIASLPLAVNVQCHSARHEEVEL; this is encoded by the coding sequence ATGCGGGAAGTCAAGGCGTCGGACATCGCGGCGGCCGTGGCGCGGATGTGCGTGTCGGCCAACACGCGGCTGCCCGAGGACGTGCGACGGAAGCTCGAGGAGGGCCACGGCCGGGAGACCGGGGCGGCCAAGGAGATTTTCCGGCAGCTGCTGGAGAACGCGGACCTGGCCTTGGAAACCGGGCTGCCCCTGTGCCAGGACACCGGCCTGGCCGTGTTCTTCGTGGACATGGGCGAGGACGTGAAGGTGGTCGGCGGCGGCCTGCGCGAGGCCATCGAGGCGGGCATGCGCAAGGGCTACCAGGAGGGCTTCCTGCGCAAGTCCTCGTGCGATCCCCTGACGCGCAGGAACACCGGCGACAATTCGCCCGCCGTCATCAACCTGGACCTGGCGCCCGGCGATCATCTCAGGATCGCCTTCATGGCCAAGGGCGGCGGCTCGGAGAACATGAGCCGGATGACGTTCCTGGCCCCGGCCCAGGGCTGGGAGGGGATCAAGAAGTTCGTGGTCCGGCGCGTGGCCGAGGCCGGGCCCAATCCCTGCCCGCCCACCATCCTGGGCATCGGCATCGGCGGCAACTTCGAGCTGGCCCCCAAGCTGGCCAAGAAGGCGCTGCTGCGCAAGCTCGACGACGTGCACCCGGACCCCAGGATCGCGGAGATGGAGAAGGAACTGCTGGCCGAGGTGAACAAGCTCGGCATCGGCCCCATGGGCCTGGGCGGCGAGACCACCGCGCTGGCCGTGAAGATCGCCGTGGCCCCCTGCCACATCGCCAGCCTGCCCTTGGCCGTGAACGTGCAGTGTCACTCGGCCCGTCATGAGGAGGTGGAGCTGTGA
- a CDS encoding fumarate reductase iron-sulfur subunit produces MGRLLQFNIFRYNPQDPESVPHTDTFVLEETDSMTLFIALNRIREEQDSSLQFDFCCRAGICGSCGMVINGRPGLACHTKTKDLPSDVTLLPLPVFRLVGDLSVDTGSWFREMYNTVESWIHTKKTFDPSALEERMDNGTAEGIYELDRCVECGCCVAACGTARMRQDFLGAVALNRIARFVIDPRDERTDQEYYDIIGNDHGIFGCMGLLACEDVCPKHLPLQNQLGFLRRKMGITALKSIFRK; encoded by the coding sequence ATGGGCCGACTGCTCCAGTTCAACATCTTCCGCTACAACCCCCAGGACCCGGAGTCCGTGCCGCACACCGACACCTTCGTCCTGGAGGAGACGGACTCCATGACCCTGTTCATCGCGCTCAACCGCATCCGCGAGGAGCAGGACTCCTCCCTGCAGTTCGACTTCTGCTGCCGGGCGGGCATCTGCGGCTCCTGCGGCATGGTCATCAACGGCCGCCCCGGCCTGGCCTGCCACACCAAGACCAAGGACCTGCCCTCGGACGTGACGCTCCTGCCGCTGCCCGTGTTCCGCCTGGTGGGCGACCTCTCGGTGGACACCGGCTCCTGGTTCCGCGAGATGTACAACACCGTGGAATCCTGGATTCACACCAAGAAGACCTTTGATCCCTCGGCCCTGGAAGAGCGTATGGACAACGGCACGGCGGAAGGCATCTACGAGCTGGACCGCTGCGTGGAGTGCGGCTGCTGCGTGGCGGCCTGCGGCACGGCCCGCATGCGCCAGGATTTCCTCGGCGCGGTGGCCCTGAACCGCATCGCCCGCTTCGTCATCGACCCCCGCGACGAGCGCACGGACCAGGAATACTACGACATCATCGGCAACGATCACGGCATCTTCGGCTGCATGGGCCTGCTGGCCTGCGAGGACGTCTGTCCCAAGCACCTGCCCCTGCAGAACCAGCTCGGCTTCCTGCGCCGGAAAATGGGCATCACCGCCCTGAAGAGCATCTTCAGGAAGTAG
- a CDS encoding fumarate reductase flavoprotein subunit, with the protein MQTVYTDVLVIGAGLAGERAALECADAGLSTICLSVVPARRSHSSAAQGGMQAALGNCAMGEGDGPDVHFADTVKGSDWGCDQEVARLFVDTAPVEMRRLAFWGVPWNRVVPGKSSYFKGGQKYEKVEKEENKGLITARAFGGTAKWRTCYVSDGTGHSVLFTMDNRCAQLGVEVHDKTEAVSLIHDGETCFGAVARCLKTGELRVYLAKATMIATGGFGRIYPNTTNAVICDGGGHILAVNTGAVPMGNMEAVQFHPTGIVPTDILVTEGCRGDGGTLLDVNQERFMHIYEPEKAELASRDVVSRWMTHHIRQGKGVPSPYGEHLWLDIRHLGEKHITGKLREVYEICTSFLGINPIHQLIPVRPTHHYSMGGVRTNKDGAAYGLKGLFSAGEAACWDMHGFNRLGGNSLAETVVAGGIVGRKMAEYALGAEVIFKSTVIDGEARAQEERIQALISGKNGSQSVYKVRAAMQEALNKGANIFRNAPDLEACVATLQDVLGRAREVGLKSSGLGASPELAAALKIEGQVKMALMVAHGALQRTESRGSHNREDFPARNDRDWLVRTLATWKSPEDTLPTLAYEPATQVFEIPPGDRGYGKTDVISAESKKE; encoded by the coding sequence ATGCAGACAGTCTACACGGATGTGCTCGTCATCGGCGCCGGCCTGGCCGGTGAACGCGCCGCGCTGGAATGCGCCGACGCGGGGTTGTCCACCATCTGCCTGTCCGTCGTTCCGGCCCGCCGGTCGCACTCCTCGGCGGCCCAGGGCGGCATGCAGGCGGCCTTGGGCAACTGCGCCATGGGCGAGGGCGACGGCCCGGACGTGCACTTCGCGGACACGGTCAAGGGCTCGGACTGGGGCTGCGACCAGGAGGTGGCCCGGCTCTTCGTGGACACCGCGCCCGTGGAGATGCGCCGCCTGGCCTTCTGGGGCGTGCCCTGGAACCGGGTGGTCCCCGGCAAGTCGAGCTATTTCAAGGGCGGCCAGAAGTACGAGAAGGTGGAGAAGGAGGAGAACAAGGGCCTGATCACGGCCCGGGCCTTCGGCGGCACGGCCAAGTGGCGCACCTGCTACGTCTCCGACGGCACCGGCCACTCCGTGCTCTTCACCATGGACAACCGCTGCGCCCAGCTCGGCGTGGAGGTCCACGACAAGACCGAGGCCGTCTCGCTCATCCACGACGGCGAGACCTGCTTCGGCGCGGTGGCCCGCTGCCTGAAGACCGGCGAGCTGCGCGTCTACCTGGCCAAGGCCACCATGATCGCCACCGGCGGCTTCGGCCGCATCTATCCGAACACCACCAACGCGGTCATCTGCGACGGCGGCGGCCACATCCTGGCCGTGAACACCGGGGCGGTGCCCATGGGCAACATGGAGGCCGTGCAGTTCCATCCCACCGGCATCGTGCCCACGGACATCCTGGTCACGGAGGGTTGCCGGGGCGACGGCGGCACGCTCCTGGACGTGAACCAGGAGCGCTTCATGCACATCTACGAGCCGGAGAAGGCCGAGCTGGCCTCGCGCGACGTGGTCTCCCGCTGGATGACCCACCACATCCGCCAGGGCAAGGGCGTGCCCTCGCCCTACGGCGAGCACCTCTGGCTGGACATCCGCCACCTGGGCGAAAAGCACATCACCGGCAAGCTCCGCGAGGTCTACGAGATCTGCACCTCGTTCCTGGGCATCAATCCCATCCACCAGCTCATTCCCGTGCGCCCCACCCATCACTACAGCATGGGCGGCGTGCGCACGAACAAGGACGGCGCGGCCTACGGCCTCAAGGGCCTGTTCAGCGCGGGCGAGGCCGCCTGCTGGGACATGCACGGCTTCAACCGCCTGGGCGGCAACTCCCTGGCCGAGACCGTGGTGGCCGGGGGCATCGTGGGCCGCAAGATGGCCGAGTACGCCCTGGGCGCGGAGGTCATCTTCAAGTCCACGGTCATCGACGGCGAGGCCAGGGCCCAGGAGGAGCGCATCCAGGCGCTCATCTCCGGCAAGAACGGCTCCCAGAGCGTCTACAAGGTCCGCGCGGCCATGCAGGAGGCCCTGAACAAGGGCGCGAACATCTTCCGCAACGCCCCGGACCTGGAGGCCTGCGTGGCCACGCTGCAGGACGTGCTCGGCCGCGCCCGCGAGGTGGGCCTCAAGTCCTCGGGCCTGGGGGCCAGCCCCGAGCTGGCCGCCGCGCTGAAGATCGAGGGCCAGGTCAAGATGGCCCTCATGGTGGCGCATGGCGCGCTCCAGCGCACCGAGTCGCGCGGCAGCCACAACCGCGAGGACTTCCCGGCGCGCAACGACCGCGACTGGCTCGTGCGCACCCTGGCCACCTGGAAGAGCCCGGAGGACACGCTGCCGACGCTGGCCTACGAGCCCGCCACCCAGGTCTTCGAGATTCCGCCCGGAGACCGGGGCTACGGCAAAACCGACGTCATCAGCGCCGAGAGCAAGAAGGAGTAA
- a CDS encoding succinate dehydrogenase/fumarate reductase cytochrome b subunit codes for MGIDTTVFAGRPTKWDGLLDWLQMLSGAALILFIWAHMLLVASVIIGPGVMNAIADFFEATGLAQVGGPLIFLLFLGHFLLAARKVPFRFDRQKTFWSHATMLHHQDTWLWLVQVVTAMLLLLMGTIHMWVVLTDLPITAAKSAEVLQKRSGWLLFYLLFGPLVHVHLGVGLYRIGVKWGFVGQAGRARFKRFVTILVLVCVGLSLLTLLRFSFLAI; via the coding sequence ATGGGCATCGACACCACCGTGTTCGCCGGCAGGCCGACCAAGTGGGATGGTCTTCTGGACTGGCTCCAGATGCTCTCCGGGGCGGCGCTCATCCTGTTCATATGGGCGCACATGCTCCTGGTCGCGAGCGTCATCATCGGTCCCGGCGTGATGAACGCCATCGCGGACTTCTTCGAGGCCACGGGACTGGCGCAGGTGGGCGGCCCGCTCATCTTCCTGCTCTTCCTGGGGCATTTCCTCCTGGCCGCGCGCAAGGTGCCCTTCCGTTTCGACCGCCAGAAGACCTTCTGGTCCCACGCCACCATGCTGCACCACCAGGACACCTGGCTCTGGCTCGTGCAGGTGGTCACGGCCATGCTCCTCCTGCTCATGGGCACGATCCACATGTGGGTGGTGCTCACCGACCTGCCCATCACCGCCGCCAAGAGCGCGGAGGTTCTGCAGAAGCGCAGCGGCTGGCTGCTGTTCTACCTGCTGTTCGGCCCCCTGGTGCATGTGCATCTCGGCGTCGGCCTGTACCGCATCGGGGTGAAATGGGGGTTCGTGGGCCAGGCGGGGCGCGCCCGGTTCAAGCGCTTCGTGACCATCCTGGTGCTCGTCTGCGTGGGCCTCAGCCTGCTGACGTTGTTGCGGTTCTCGTTCCTGGCGATCTAG
- a CDS encoding sulfite exporter TauE/SafE family protein — translation MLLAWIIYAALGLVAGVLAGLLGVGGGIVIVPMLSIAFELQGLPSQYLQHMALGTSLGTIMFTSISSFRAHHKHGAVNWSVVRRITLGILVGTLAGSWLAAQLSTRFLKGFFAVFLFYVATQMLLNFKPKAGRQLPGTAGMSGVGGVIGVVSSLVGIGGGTLSVPFMVWCNMTMHNAVGTSAAIGFPIAVAGAAGYLFNGLHVSGLPPMSLGFLYIPALVGIAATSILTAPLGARIAHKLPVAQLKRVFAVLLYVMGARMVWTMF, via the coding sequence ATGTTGCTCGCCTGGATCATCTACGCCGCCCTGGGCCTGGTCGCCGGGGTTCTCGCCGGCCTGCTGGGGGTGGGCGGGGGCATCGTCATCGTGCCCATGCTGAGCATCGCCTTCGAGCTGCAGGGACTGCCTTCGCAGTATCTCCAGCATATGGCCCTGGGCACCTCCCTGGGGACCATCATGTTCACCTCCATCTCCAGCTTCCGGGCCCACCACAAGCACGGGGCCGTGAACTGGAGCGTGGTCCGGCGCATCACCCTGGGCATCCTCGTCGGGACCCTGGCGGGCTCCTGGCTGGCGGCCCAACTCTCCACTCGCTTCCTCAAGGGATTTTTCGCCGTGTTCCTGTTCTACGTGGCCACCCAGATGCTCCTCAACTTCAAGCCCAAGGCGGGCCGCCAACTGCCCGGCACGGCCGGGATGTCCGGCGTGGGCGGCGTCATCGGCGTGGTCTCCAGCCTCGTGGGCATCGGCGGGGGCACGCTCTCGGTGCCGTTCATGGTCTGGTGCAACATGACCATGCACAACGCCGTGGGCACCTCGGCGGCCATCGGCTTTCCCATCGCCGTGGCCGGGGCGGCGGGCTATCTGTTCAACGGCCTTCACGTCTCCGGGCTGCCGCCCATGAGCCTGGGCTTCCTCTATATTCCGGCCCTGGTGGGCATCGCGGCCACGAGCATCCTGACCGCGCCGCTGGGCGCGCGGATCGCCCACAAGCTGCCCGTGGCCCAGCTCAAGCGGGTCTTCGCCGTGCTGCTCTATGTCATGGGCGCGCGCATGGTCTGGACCATGTTCTGA
- a CDS encoding FadR/GntR family transcriptional regulator, with protein sequence MRRKLSEQILGQFRELLASGRLGPGDRLPPERELARIFGVSRNSVREAIRALEEQGLVVSRRGDGTYLSDAESAPFEPSLAGAVRSRRKRLADILAFRRTLEPEVAALAAGNATEPELRRLAAVLAEQAESLEQGRDDADLDAEFHRLLARAARNGVFLSVFTAVQDVLAECRAESLRGPARRAASLAAHRRILGALEARSPEAARKAMRAHLDAVEENLLGALDQADAEQS encoded by the coding sequence GTGCGGCGCAAACTGTCGGAGCAGATTCTCGGACAGTTCCGCGAGCTGCTCGCCTCCGGCCGCCTGGGCCCGGGCGACCGCCTGCCGCCCGAGCGCGAGTTGGCCCGGATATTCGGCGTGTCGCGCAATTCCGTGCGCGAAGCCATCCGCGCCCTGGAGGAGCAGGGGCTGGTGGTCAGCCGCCGGGGCGACGGCACCTATCTCTCGGACGCCGAGTCCGCGCCGTTCGAACCGTCCCTGGCCGGGGCCGTGCGGTCGCGGCGCAAGCGCCTGGCCGACATCCTGGCCTTCCGTCGGACCTTGGAGCCCGAGGTGGCGGCCCTGGCCGCCGGCAACGCCACGGAGCCGGAGCTGCGGCGTCTGGCCGCCGTGCTGGCCGAGCAGGCGGAAAGCCTGGAGCAGGGGCGCGACGACGCCGACCTGGACGCGGAGTTCCACCGGCTCCTGGCTCGCGCCGCCCGCAACGGCGTGTTCCTGAGCGTCTTCACCGCCGTGCAGGACGTGTTGGCCGAATGCCGCGCGGAATCCCTGCGCGGCCCGGCGCGGCGCGCGGCGTCCCTGGCCGCCCATCGGCGCATCCTGGGGGCCCTGGAGGCCCGGAGCCCGGAGGCGGCGCGGAAGGCCATGCGCGCGCACCTCGACGCGGTGGAGGAGAACCTCCTCGGCGCGTTGGATCAAGCGGACGCCGAACAATCTTAA
- a CDS encoding pitrilysin family protein translates to MRRILLCLGVLLMTLGCVHAKNTVSQPAGAPPPALFSGDGPHVVRLKNGLTVLIKRDDRFPLANVRLYVRTGSAYETPNQAGISHLLEHMVFKGTEKLGPGEAAKRIESVGGDMNAATSFDYTVYYTEVPDKDWSLGLDTITDMALHARIDPKELASEKQVVLSELARGEDTPGSRLFESFQGMLFKGTSYEWPIIGFRDTVSKITDADIHRYVAEHYQPQSMFLCVVGKVDPQAVLARAEAVFGGMTNTTAEVEAQPFAPRDIHGPQVTLVPGKWNKVYLGVAFPLPDQNSAQVPGLELLAQLLGGDETSRLYREFKYERRLVDEIDCQAMTLARGGFLYISATLDSDKVEPFWKALAASLAGLDPGSFTDEELARAKLNLENSLLLTKETLSGLASKLGYFQFQGGGLRGEEIYLRALADTGRDQLKELARDYLRPDRMTAALLVPEGSTLTAESLEQAARKTWPAPAKASAQADAAAAKQEIVDLPGGSKLVLLPDPTLPYASLSLAWPGGDSLADAEHQGLPALAARVLTRGTKKRNATRIEDFLSDRAAELSASAGRGVFSVSAKYPSRFSEDILGLLREILTSPTWPAKELALAKQDQAARIHRGEDQPIGLLFRNVHPFLFASGPYSYFQLGKPEQFDAFTVQDLRRFWAGQSREPFVLALCGQFDAERVREFAATLAKSLEGQAPAVDTTAPRWGEAREKALHLPGRNQAHLLAVFPAPGRDDLETGAGLSVLRAALAGQSGLLFRDLRDKQGLGYTVTAFLWQAPKAGFMAFYIGTEPEKLDQARQGFHTVVEALRAAPLPAEEVERARNILTGEYYQEHQSLSSRSGEAAGLMVQGYDLDRERKLIQAAQSVTPEQLRDLARRWLDWSKAYEMRVEP, encoded by the coding sequence ATGCGCCGCATTCTTCTCTGCCTCGGAGTCCTGCTCATGACCCTCGGCTGCGTCCACGCCAAAAACACCGTTTCCCAACCCGCGGGCGCCCCGCCCCCGGCCCTGTTCAGCGGCGACGGGCCCCACGTGGTCCGCCTGAAGAACGGCCTCACCGTGCTCATCAAGCGCGACGACCGCTTTCCCCTGGCCAACGTGCGGCTCTACGTCCGCACCGGCTCGGCCTACGAGACCCCGAACCAGGCGGGCATCAGCCACCTGCTCGAACACATGGTCTTCAAGGGCACCGAGAAGCTCGGCCCGGGCGAGGCCGCCAAGCGCATCGAATCCGTGGGCGGGGACATGAACGCCGCCACGAGCTTCGACTACACGGTCTACTACACCGAGGTCCCGGACAAGGACTGGAGCCTGGGCCTGGACACGATCACGGACATGGCCCTGCACGCCCGCATCGATCCCAAGGAACTGGCCTCGGAAAAGCAGGTGGTGCTCTCCGAGCTGGCCCGGGGCGAGGACACGCCGGGCTCCCGCCTGTTCGAATCCTTCCAGGGCATGCTCTTCAAGGGCACGAGCTACGAGTGGCCGATCATCGGCTTCCGCGACACGGTCTCCAAGATCACGGACGCGGACATCCACCGCTACGTGGCCGAGCACTACCAGCCCCAGTCCATGTTCCTCTGCGTGGTCGGCAAGGTCGATCCCCAGGCCGTGCTGGCCCGGGCCGAGGCCGTGTTCGGCGGCATGACCAACACCACGGCCGAGGTCGAGGCCCAGCCCTTCGCGCCGCGCGACATTCATGGGCCCCAAGTGACCCTGGTGCCCGGCAAGTGGAACAAGGTCTACCTGGGCGTGGCCTTCCCCCTGCCGGACCAGAACTCGGCCCAGGTCCCCGGCCTGGAGCTGCTGGCCCAGCTCCTGGGCGGCGACGAAACCTCGCGGCTCTACCGCGAATTCAAGTACGAACGCCGCCTGGTGGACGAGATCGACTGCCAGGCCATGACCCTGGCTCGTGGCGGCTTCCTCTACATCTCCGCCACCCTGGACAGCGACAAGGTGGAGCCCTTCTGGAAGGCCCTGGCCGCCTCCCTGGCGGGCCTGGACCCGGGCTCCTTCACCGACGAGGAGCTGGCCCGGGCCAAGCTGAACCTGGAGAACTCCCTGCTCCTGACCAAGGAGACCCTCTCCGGCCTGGCCTCCAAGCTCGGCTACTTCCAGTTCCAGGGCGGCGGGCTGCGCGGCGAGGAGATCTATCTGCGCGCCCTGGCCGACACAGGCCGGGACCAGCTCAAGGAACTGGCCCGCGACTACCTGCGGCCCGACCGCATGACCGCCGCGCTCCTCGTGCCCGAGGGCTCCACGCTCACCGCAGAGTCCCTGGAGCAGGCCGCGCGCAAGACCTGGCCCGCCCCGGCCAAGGCCTCCGCCCAGGCCGACGCGGCCGCCGCCAAACAGGAAATCGTGGACCTGCCCGGCGGCTCCAAGCTCGTGCTCCTGCCCGACCCCACCCTGCCCTACGCCTCGCTCTCCCTGGCCTGGCCCGGCGGGGACTCGCTGGCGGACGCCGAGCACCAGGGCCTGCCCGCCCTGGCCGCCCGCGTGCTTACGCGCGGGACCAAGAAACGCAACGCCACGCGCATCGAGGACTTCCTCTCGGACCGGGCCGCCGAACTCTCGGCCTCGGCCGGGCGCGGCGTCTTCTCGGTGAGCGCCAAGTACCCGAGCCGCTTCTCCGAGGACATCCTCGGACTCCTGCGCGAAATCCTCACCAGCCCCACCTGGCCCGCCAAGGAACTGGCCCTGGCCAAGCAGGACCAGGCCGCGCGCATCCATCGCGGCGAGGACCAGCCCATCGGCCTGCTCTTCCGCAACGTGCACCCCTTCCTCTTCGCCTCGGGGCCCTACTCCTACTTCCAGCTGGGCAAGCCCGAACAGTTCGACGCCTTCACGGTGCAGGACCTGCGGCGCTTCTGGGCCGGGCAGTCGCGCGAGCCCTTCGTCCTGGCCCTCTGCGGCCAGTTCGACGCGGAGCGGGTGCGTGAGTTCGCGGCCACTCTGGCCAAGTCCCTGGAGGGACAGGCCCCGGCCGTGGACACGACGGCCCCGCGCTGGGGCGAGGCCCGGGAAAAGGCCCTGCACCTGCCCGGCCGCAATCAGGCCCATCTCCTCGCGGTGTTCCCGGCCCCGGGCCGCGACGACCTGGAGACCGGCGCGGGCCTCTCTGTGCTGCGCGCCGCCCTGGCCGGACAGAGCGGCCTGCTCTTCCGCGACCTGCGCGACAAGCAGGGCCTGGGCTACACCGTGACGGCCTTCCTCTGGCAGGCCCCCAAGGCCGGGTTCATGGCCTTCTACATCGGCACCGAGCCGGAGAAGCTGGACCAGGCCCGCCAGGGCTTCCACACGGTGGTCGAGGCGCTGCGCGCCGCGCCCCTGCCCGCCGAGGAGGTGGAGCGGGCCCGCAACATCCTCACCGGCGAGTACTACCAGGAGCACCAGAGCCTGTCCTCGCGCAGCGGCGAGGCCGCCGGACTCATGGTCCAGGGCTATGACCTGGACCGCGAGCGCAAGCTCATCCAGGCGGCCCAGTCCGTGACGCCGGAACAGCTGCGCGACCTGGCGCGGCGCTGGTTGGACTGGAGCAAGGCCTACGAGATGCGGGTGGAGCCGTAA
- the aroC gene encoding chorismate synthase, giving the protein MSGNTFGSVLRLTTFGESHGAALGGVLDGCPSGLELDEAVIQAELDRRKPGGGIASTARKEADRVRLLSGVFEGRTTGTPIGFAIENSDQRSKDYDALKDIFRPGHADFCYQAKYGLRDHRGGGRSSGRETASRVAGGAIAQEILRAEGVSVLAYTVELGGIEARVLDPEGAQARPFFSPDPEAPARFEERIREVKAQGDTLGGVVEVQVLGLPLGIGEPVFDKLDARLAYALMGVGAVKAVEIGSGAAAARLTGSRNNDPITPEGFLSNNAGGILGGLSSGQPVVARAFVKPIPSIALEQRTVTAQGQATTIRVGGRHDICAIPRIVPVLKAMAALACADLLLLDRRLGRER; this is encoded by the coding sequence ATGAGCGGCAACACCTTCGGCTCGGTCCTGCGGCTGACCACCTTCGGCGAATCCCACGGCGCGGCCCTGGGCGGCGTGCTCGACGGCTGCCCCTCCGGGCTGGAGTTGGACGAGGCCGTGATCCAGGCCGAGCTGGACCGGCGCAAGCCCGGAGGCGGCATCGCCTCCACGGCGCGCAAGGAGGCCGACCGGGTGCGCCTGCTCTCCGGGGTGTTCGAGGGCCGGACCACGGGCACGCCCATCGGCTTCGCCATCGAAAATTCGGACCAGCGCTCCAAGGACTACGACGCGCTCAAGGACATCTTCCGGCCCGGACACGCCGATTTCTGCTACCAAGCCAAGTACGGCCTGCGCGACCACCGGGGCGGCGGCCGTTCCTCGGGCCGCGAGACCGCCTCCCGGGTGGCCGGAGGGGCCATCGCCCAGGAGATACTCCGGGCCGAGGGCGTGAGCGTGCTGGCCTACACCGTGGAGCTGGGAGGAATCGAGGCCCGCGTGCTGGACCCCGAGGGAGCCCAGGCCCGGCCGTTCTTCAGCCCGGACCCCGAGGCCCCGGCGCGCTTCGAGGAGCGCATCCGCGAGGTCAAGGCCCAGGGCGACACCCTGGGCGGGGTGGTGGAGGTTCAGGTCCTGGGCCTGCCGCTGGGCATCGGCGAGCCGGTGTTCGACAAGCTGGACGCCCGGCTGGCGTACGCCCTCATGGGCGTGGGCGCGGTCAAGGCCGTGGAGATCGGCTCGGGCGCGGCCGCCGCGCGTCTGACCGGCAGCCGGAACAACGATCCCATCACGCCCGAGGGCTTTCTGTCCAACAACGCGGGCGGCATCCTGGGAGGGTTGTCCTCGGGCCAGCCCGTGGTGGCCCGGGCCTTCGTCAAGCCCATCCCGTCCATCGCCCTGGAGCAACGCACCGTCACCGCCCAGGGCCAGGCCACGACCATTCGGGTGGGCGGCCGCCACGACATCTGCGCCATCCCGCGCATCGTGCCCGTGCTCAAGGCCATGGCCGCCCTGGCCTGCGCCGACCTGCTCCTGCTGGACCGCCGGCTGGGCCGGGAACGCTAG
- a CDS encoding TrkA family potassium uptake protein, with protein MSKKIEIGVVGLGKFGYALAESVKELGHVAVGVDADEAMVRRAQAVLDQVFQADGTDKKVLEQLGFQNLDYVVVSIGKSMEASILVAMNLQELGVKNIWVKAISPEHEKVLKRLGVHFVVFPEQFVARQLAHRMAVPGILDYLPLGEGVLVQEVKVERWAGKSLRDLNLPATHRVQVVAVKREGESRFSFVPRPDQVLNEGDVLVLLGHAEDVLELPH; from the coding sequence ATGTCCAAGAAGATCGAGATCGGCGTGGTGGGGCTGGGCAAGTTCGGATACGCCCTGGCCGAGTCCGTGAAGGAACTGGGGCACGTGGCCGTGGGCGTGGACGCCGACGAGGCCATGGTGCGCCGCGCCCAGGCCGTGCTGGACCAGGTCTTCCAGGCCGACGGCACGGACAAGAAGGTCCTGGAGCAGCTCGGCTTCCAGAACCTGGACTACGTGGTGGTCTCCATCGGCAAGTCCATGGAGGCCAGCATCCTCGTGGCCATGAACCTCCAGGAGCTGGGGGTCAAGAACATCTGGGTCAAGGCCATCAGCCCGGAGCACGAGAAGGTGCTCAAGCGTCTGGGCGTCCACTTCGTGGTCTTCCCGGAGCAGTTCGTGGCCCGGCAGCTGGCCCACCGCATGGCCGTGCCCGGCATCCTCGACTACCTGCCCCTGGGCGAGGGCGTCCTGGTCCAGGAGGTCAAGGTCGAGCGCTGGGCGGGCAAGTCCCTGCGCGACCTGAACCTGCCCGCCACGCACCGGGTCCAGGTGGTGGCCGTGAAGCGCGAGGGCGAGTCGCGTTTCAGCTTCGTGCCTCGGCCCGACCAGGTGCTCAACGAGGGCGACGTCCTGGTCCTGCTCGGCCATGCCGAGGACGTCCTCGAACTGCCCCATTAG